A stretch of Mesorhizobium sp. M2A.F.Ca.ET.046.03.2.1 DNA encodes these proteins:
- a CDS encoding helix-turn-helix transcriptional regulator, translating into MPKTLRSARHQRFLARLISLRKAKGMTQAQVAEKLGRPQSFVAKYEGGERRLDIIEFLDVTVVLEADPCEILLSLRS; encoded by the coding sequence ATGCCCAAAACACTTCGATCTGCCCGCCACCAGCGGTTTCTGGCCCGGTTGATATCGCTGCGCAAGGCCAAAGGCATGACACAGGCTCAGGTGGCCGAGAAGCTTGGCCGGCCGCAATCCTTCGTGGCCAAGTATGAGGGTGGAGAGCGGCGTCTCGATATCATTGAGTTTCTCGACGTAACTGTGGTGCTTGAGGCGGATCCTTGCGAGATTCTGTTGAGCCTACGGTCATAG
- a CDS encoding DUF2285 domain-containing protein, with protein sequence MNRSTGTDGTESSALLDQVPWSDSITSYDRQHSTIYLRILDACADDASVEEMAELILGIDPVLEPVRARKAVRSHIDRANWMVTTGYKELFGG encoded by the coding sequence ATGAATCGATCAACGGGAACAGATGGGACCGAAAGCTCGGCACTGCTCGATCAGGTCCCATGGTCAGACAGCATCACGAGCTACGACAGGCAGCATTCCACTATTTACCTGCGCATCCTCGACGCCTGCGCCGACGATGCCAGCGTAGAGGAAATGGCGGAACTCATTCTCGGCATCGACCCCGTCCTTGAACCGGTGCGCGCGCGCAAGGCTGTTCGCAGCCATATCGACCGGGCGAACTGGATGGTAACGACCGGCTACAAGGAACTATTCGGCGGCTGA
- a CDS encoding aldehyde dehydrogenase family protein: protein MTSRAAQITNSSLRREVEAILGRCGVDAAALAAGELVVKSPISGETLALLKIVNAATADEAIENAHSAFLEWRLVPAPKRGELIRLFGEELRAAKDDIGRLVSIEVGKIPSEGLGEVQEMIDICDFAVGLSRQLHGLTMATERAEHRMMETWHPLGVTGIISAFNFPVAVWSWNAALALVCGNSIVWKPSEKTPLTALAAQALFNRAAKRFQEEGGNVPEGLCSVLIGARDIGEVLVDHPKVPLISATGSTAMGRAIGPRVASRFGRAILELGGNNAAIVTATADLDLSLRGVAFAAMGTAGQRCTTLRRMFVHESVYDSFVSRLKKAYASVSVGNPLESGKLVGPLIDKAAFDALQAALALAKAAGGTIFGGERVDAGFGEGAYYVRPALVEMNSQTGPVKRETFAPILYVIGYSDFDEALRLHNAVPQGLSSSIFTSDLREAETFLSSRGSDCGIANVNIGPSGAEIGGAFGGEKETGGGRESGSDAWKAYMRRATNTINYGRSLPLAQGVEFDVA, encoded by the coding sequence ATGACTTCGCGCGCAGCTCAGATCACAAATTCGTCACTCCGCCGCGAGGTCGAGGCGATCCTCGGTCGCTGCGGCGTCGATGCTGCTGCCCTTGCGGCTGGTGAGCTCGTTGTGAAATCCCCAATTTCGGGCGAAACGCTCGCCCTCCTGAAGATCGTAAATGCCGCAACCGCCGATGAAGCTATTGAAAACGCCCATTCGGCCTTCCTCGAGTGGCGGCTGGTGCCTGCACCGAAGCGCGGCGAACTGATCCGGCTATTTGGCGAGGAGCTCAGGGCGGCCAAGGACGACATCGGGCGCCTCGTTTCCATCGAAGTAGGCAAGATTCCTTCAGAGGGTCTAGGCGAGGTCCAGGAGATGATTGACATCTGCGACTTCGCCGTGGGCCTGTCGCGTCAGTTGCACGGCCTCACAATGGCTACCGAACGTGCCGAGCACCGGATGATGGAGACCTGGCATCCGCTCGGCGTGACCGGCATCATCTCAGCTTTCAACTTCCCCGTCGCCGTCTGGTCGTGGAACGCGGCGCTTGCGCTTGTCTGCGGCAATTCCATCGTCTGGAAGCCCTCGGAGAAGACGCCGCTGACCGCGCTGGCGGCTCAGGCCCTGTTCAACCGCGCAGCCAAGCGCTTCCAAGAGGAGGGCGGAAACGTCCCGGAAGGGCTGTGCAGCGTCCTGATCGGCGCCCGCGATATCGGGGAGGTGCTGGTTGACCATCCTAAAGTGCCGTTGATCTCTGCCACGGGTTCGACGGCAATGGGCCGCGCGATTGGCCCTAGGGTCGCATCCCGTTTCGGCCGTGCGATCTTGGAACTTGGTGGAAATAATGCGGCAATCGTCACCGCGACCGCAGATCTTGACCTCAGCTTGCGCGGCGTTGCCTTCGCCGCAATGGGCACTGCCGGTCAGCGTTGCACTACGTTGCGGCGCATGTTTGTGCATGAAAGCGTCTACGACAGCTTTGTGTCGCGGCTGAAAAAGGCCTATGCATCCGTGTCAGTTGGCAATCCGCTCGAATCCGGCAAGCTCGTCGGCCCGTTGATTGACAAGGCGGCCTTCGACGCGCTGCAGGCGGCGCTTGCCCTCGCAAAGGCAGCTGGCGGGACGATATTTGGCGGCGAGCGGGTCGATGCCGGCTTCGGCGAGGGGGCTTACTACGTCCGCCCCGCGCTCGTTGAGATGAACAGCCAGACCGGTCCGGTCAAAAGAGAGACCTTCGCTCCAATCCTCTACGTTATAGGCTACAGCGATTTCGATGAGGCGCTACGGCTGCACAACGCCGTGCCGCAAGGTCTGTCGTCGTCGATCTTCACGAGCGACCTGCGCGAGGCGGAGACCTTCCTTTCCTCCCGCGGCTCCGACTGCGGCATTGCCAATGTGAACATCGGCCCGTCCGGCGCCGAGATCGGCGGGGCCTTCGGTGGCGAAAAGGAAACAGGCGGAGGTCGAGAATCCGGCTCGGACGCCTGGAAAGCATATATGCGTCGGGCCACTAACACCATCAACTACGGCCGCTCACTGCCTCTCGCCCAGGGCGTAGAGTTCGACGTCGCGTGA
- a CDS encoding LuxR family transcriptional regulator, translating to MQTVFERFLERLSESVDETDLRDALNDVASGLDLLAFAYLSLPPRSDDKPTLISNYPAPWTERYLENRYQIVDPVIVRARRGGCPFRWGSDLSGEEPAAAQVFEEAAQFGICCGMTIPIIDRRGNFAAITFAADKPDAVFFRAAARHEEGLPYIATCFHMFVRRKLSADRMIEGVLLTPREYECLQWAAQGKSDWEIGCILGITQRTAAFHLGNARRKLGVTTTRQAIGRLARSGFGFTDELASCARRR from the coding sequence ATGCAGACTGTCTTCGAGAGATTTTTGGAACGGCTTTCAGAAAGTGTCGACGAGACGGATCTCCGCGACGCCCTGAACGATGTCGCATCAGGACTCGATCTGCTCGCTTTTGCTTACCTTTCCTTGCCACCCCGGTCTGATGACAAACCCACGCTGATCTCGAATTATCCGGCGCCCTGGACAGAACGCTATCTTGAGAACCGGTATCAGATCGTCGACCCGGTCATTGTGCGTGCACGCCGTGGCGGATGCCCGTTTCGTTGGGGATCCGATCTGAGCGGCGAGGAGCCTGCAGCGGCTCAGGTTTTCGAAGAAGCGGCGCAGTTTGGCATCTGCTGCGGCATGACGATCCCGATTATTGACCGCCGAGGAAATTTTGCAGCGATAACGTTTGCCGCTGACAAGCCCGACGCCGTATTTTTCCGCGCCGCAGCACGCCACGAAGAAGGTCTCCCGTATATAGCGACCTGTTTTCATATGTTCGTTCGCCGCAAACTGTCCGCCGATCGAATGATCGAGGGTGTCTTGCTAACGCCGCGGGAATATGAGTGCCTACAGTGGGCAGCACAAGGCAAGTCCGATTGGGAGATCGGCTGCATCCTGGGGATCACACAGCGCACCGCCGCCTTTCATCTGGGCAACGCTCGCCGGAAGCTTGGGGTGACGACCACCCGGCAGGCAATTGGGCGCCTGGCCCGTTCGGGTTTCGGTTTCACTGACGAGTTAGCTTCATGTGCGCGGCGGCGTTGA